Proteins from one Nicotiana tabacum cultivar K326 chromosome 23, ASM71507v2, whole genome shotgun sequence genomic window:
- the LOC142177031 gene encoding uncharacterized protein LOC142177031: protein MVFSGHERNIDIRLSGIVTTLLRRKDAIIIPMILSDIYSALTQCQEGENFFEGCNIILQEIKLFVKHTPILSLYISSYTNTDIIFGLKEKLTQDQYKIFGTTCFGSFLDMKHCEVQHQLSRCFMVLQLEESHDDSFSIYVNGTTVCFSIREFAVVTGLNCVSDAENFQFNTKMPNRIMDTYFGGAKNVKKKYLLKCFDEKNWGFDNDGDAIKIDVLYFIHTFILSTEKNCTTIPRLHFHLVESGRYSDYPRGKEAFQALIRSISKNMDSQKKYYKIAGMSLAMQVWFNECCSKVDPKIALRVDNRIPRILNWKSIVNQPTYAYMMNDMFNDKGNRADGVDVDKSPLHTDNNEDDSDHFSPTPSLQPKKKHDASVGPSSSPPHKKCKQKLIDPSTVECPIQHVSAIPQAMIPPTANIEIKETVLSVKKTADSKSDDLSALRQDLNSFKDYVMGEFTSLRSLINENFKKISEHVKANQNTERVYVKAMEKKLNTNIHANGHPHVILTGDTLNASTEDTPVCGEIRKEWPTASEVSCVIPPKTGEDVSGEIHVSLELADEDLPSKIPEIRIVIHPAANLIDSTPLPSHRTRRPSRWNSSPYVANFDSAGTSVNLTLIFDKKYPFEDDLISGLHHTLVIQEFQKWVRDGLLAKHDQNVFTLSQTSLCFNVLSSNLYSSHIDIIFYYLRKKGKYNQSSTFTNTTVDCIFKIRIAEIFDKYNDTDNDGSVAKEIYIVCEYIRGYRLLANVPWHTVDNVLIPVNLKDKLHWILAVVSFKERCINVYDSY, encoded by the exons GAAATAAAACTCTTTGTTAAACACACGCCTATTTTATCACTGTATATCAGTTCCTACACTAACACAGATATAATCTTCGGCCTCAAAGAAAAGCTTACTCAAGATCAGTACAAAATATTTGGTACTActtgttttggaagttttctaGATATGAAGCACTGTGAGGTTCAACATCAATTGTCCAGGTGCTTCATGGTTCTGCAGCTAGAAGAAAGTCATGATGATTCATTTTCAATATATGTGAATGGTACGACAGTATGCTTTTCAATCAGGGAGTTTGCGGTAGTTACTGGTCTCAATTGTGTTAGTGACGCTGAAAATTTTCAGTTTAACACAAAGATGCCTAATAGGATTATGGATACATACTTTGGTGGTGCAAAGAATGTCAAGAAGAAATATTTGTTGAAATGCTTTGATGAAAAAAATTGGGGTTTTGACAACGATGGAGATGCCATTAAAATAGATGTGTTGTATTTCATACATACATTCATATTATCCACCGAGAAGAACTGCACAACCATCCCAAGACTACATTTTCACTTGGTTGAGAGCGGGAGATATTCTGATTATCCAAGGGGTAAGGAGGCATTCCAGGCCCTTATTAGATCAATTAGTAAGAATATGGATTCTCAGAAGAAGTATTACAAGATAGCTGGGATGTCTCTCGCTATGCAAGTATGGTTTAACGAGTGTTGTTCAAAGGTTGACCCCAAAATTGCACTCCGAGTTGATAACCGGATTCCCAGAATACTCAATTGGAAATCCATTGTCAACCAGCCAACTTATGCTTACATGATGAACGACATGTTCAATGACAAGGGAAAC AGAGCTGATGGCGTTGATGTAGACAAAAGTCCTCTTCATACAGACAACAATGAAGATGATTCTGATCACTTTAGTCCTACACCGTCTCTTCAGCCAAAGAAGAAACATGATGCAAGCGTTGGTCCATCTTCATCACCACCTCACAAAAAGTGCAAACAAAAGCTAATTGATCCCTCAACTGTAGAGTGTCCAATACAACATGTGTCCGCAATACCTCAAGCCATGATTCCCCCTACTGCTAATATTGAAATCAAGGAAACTGTATTGAGTGTTAAGAAGACAGCTGATTCTAAATCTGATGATTTGTCTGCTTTGAGGCAGGATCTAAATTCATTCAAGGATTAT GTAATGGGCGAGTTCACTTCTCTACGATCATTGAtcaatgaaaatttcaaaaagattTCTGAACATGTTAAAGCCAACCAGAATACAGAAAGG GTGTATGTTAAGGCTATGGAAAAGAAGCTAAACACCAACATTCATGCCAATGGACATCCACATGTTATTTTAACTGGAGACACATTAAATGCATCTACAGAGGATACTCCTGTCTGTGGTGAAATAAGAAAGGAGTGGCCTACTGCATCGGAGGTGTCGTGTGTCATACCACCAAAAACTGGCGAGGATGTATCCGGAGAAATACATGTATCACTTGAGTTGGCGGATGAGGACCTTCCAAGTAAAATTCCAGAAATTAGAATTGTGATACATCCAGCAGCAAATCTTATTGATTCAACGCCTTTACCTTCTCATAGGACTCGGCGTCCAAGTCGATGGAATTCTTCGCCTTACGTGGCAAACTTCGACTCGGCCG GTACTTCAGTAAATTTGACTCTAATATTTGATAAAAAATATCCCTTTGAAGATGATTTAATATCAGGGCTACATCATACTTTAGTCATTCAAGAATTCCAGAAATGGGTTCGTGATGGTCTGCTTGCTAAACACGATCAAAA TGTCTTCACTTTATCTCAAACTTCACTGTGTTTCAATGTTTTATCCAGCAATTTGTATTCATCA CATATTGATATCATATTTTACTACCTGAGAAAGAAGGGCAAGTACAACCAAAGCAGCACATTCACAAACACCACTGTTGATTGTATATTCAAGATAAGAATTGCTGAAATCTTCGACAAGTATAATGATACAGATAATGATGGAAGTGTAGCCAAGGAAATATATATTGTATGTGAATACATAAGGGGCTACAGATTGCTAGCTAATGTACCATGGCATACAGTCGACAATGTCTTGATACCAGTCAACTTGAAGGACAAACTTCATTGGATATTGGCAGTTGTCTCATTTAAGGAGAGATGTATCAATGTATATGACTCTTACTGA